The following are encoded together in the Bos mutus isolate GX-2022 chromosome 3, NWIPB_WYAK_1.1, whole genome shotgun sequence genome:
- the GPC1 gene encoding LOW QUALITY PROTEIN: glypican-1 (The sequence of the model RefSeq protein was modified relative to this genomic sequence to represent the inferred CDS: inserted 1 base in 1 codon) yields MELRARGWWLLYAAAVLVACARGDPASKSRSCGEVRQIYGAKGFSLSDVPQAEISGEHLRICPQGYTCCTSEMEENLANRSRAELETALLEGSRALQATLAAQQRGFDDHFQRLLNDSERALQEAFPGAFGELYTQNAKAFRDLYAELRLYYGGANLHLQETLAEFWARLLERLFRQLHPQLLLPDDYLDCLGKQAEPLRPFGEAPRELRLRATRAFVAARTFVQGLGVAGDVVRKVAKVPLSPECSRAVMKLVYCAHCLGVPGARPCPDYCRNVLKGCLANQADLDAEWRNLLDSMVLITDKFWGPSGAESVVGGVHYWLXEAINALQDNSDTLTAKVIQGCGNPKVNPQGPGAEEKWPRGKLALQERPPAGTLQKLVSEAKAQLRDAQDFWISLPGTLCSEKLAMSSASDERCWNGMAKGRYLPEVMGDGLANQINNPEVEVDITKPDMTIRQQIMQLKIMTNRLRGAYNGNDLDFQDASDDGSGSGSGEGCPDEMCGRKVGRKSASSRTPLTHALPGLSEREGQQTSAAAPPAPRQSSAAPGARPGPSGSCAPGAVTAPAPGTAAKDRLCQNPQQTIFNSLGREAPERDRRGRRGTRLVTVLGMGRGASPGPPSFYFCMGPSGQPGTVSPKSHAFQRPRGAAGRLSPEPLQHRAG; encoded by the exons ATGGAGCTCCGGGCCCGAGGCTGGTGGCTGCTGTACGCGGCCGCCGTGCTGGTCGCCTGCGCCCGCGGGGACCCTGCCAGCAAGAGTCGGAGCTGCGGGGAAGTGCGCCAGATCTACGGGGCCAAGGGCTTCAGCCTGAGCGATGTGCCCCAGGCGGAGATCTCGG GCGAGCACCTGCGCATCTGCCCCCAGGGCTACACCTGCTGCACCAGTGAGATGGAGGAGAACCTTGCCAACCGCAGCCGCGCTGAGCTGGAGACAGCACTTCTGGAGGGCAGCCGGGCGCTGCAGGCCACGCTGGCCGCCCAGCAGCGGGGCTTTGACG ATCACTTCCAGCGCCTGTTGAACGACTCGGAACGGGCGCTGCAGGAGGCCTTCCCGGGCGCCTTCGGAGAGCTGTACACGCAGAACGCCAAGGCCTTCCGCGACCTGTACGCCGAGCTGCGCCTCTACTACGGCGGCGCCAACCTGCACCTGCAGGAGACGCTGGCCGAGTTCTGGGCGCGCCTGCTCGAGCGCCTCTTCAGGCAGCTGCACCCGCAGCTGCTGCTGCCTGACGACTACCTGGACTGCCTGGGCAAGCAGGCCGAGCCGCTGCGGCCCTTCGGCGAGGCCCCCCGCGAGCTGCGCCTGCGCGCCACCCGCGCCTTCGTGGCGGCGCGCACCTTCGTGCAGGGCCTGGGCGTGGCCGGCGACGTGGTGCGCAAGGTGGCCAAG GTGCCCCTGAGCCCCGAGTGCTCGCGGGCTGTCATGAAGCTGGTGTACTGCGCCCACTGCCTTGGGGTGCCTGGCGCCCGGCCCTGCCCCGACTACTGCCGCAACGTGCTCAAGGGCTGCCTAGCCAACCAGGCCGACCTAGACGCAGAGTGGAGGAACCTTCTGG ACTCCATGGTGCTCATCACGGACAAGTTCTGGGGCCCGTCGGGCGCGGAGAGTGTCGTCGGCGGCGTGCACTACTGGC GGGAGGCCATCAACGCCCTCCAGGACAACAGTGACACGCTCACAGCCAAG GTCATCCAGGGCTGCGGGAACCCCAAGGTGAACCCCCAGGGCCCCGGCGCTGAGGAGAAGTGGCCCCGGGGCAAGCTGGCGCTGCAGGAGAGGCCGCCCGCGGGCACGCTGCAGAAGCTG GTCTCCGAAGCCAAGGCCCAGCTCCGAGACGCTCAGGACTTCTGGATCAGCCTCCCGGGGACGCTGTGCAGTGAGAAGCTGGCCATGAGCTCGGCCAGTGACGAACGCTGCTGGAACGGCATGGCCAAGGGCCG GTACCTCCCCGAGGTGATGGGTGATGGCTTGGCCAATCAGATCAACAACCCCGAGGTGGAGGTGGACATCACCAAGCCCGACATGACCATCCGCCAGCAGATCATGCAGCTGAAGATCATGACCAACCGCCTGCGCGGCGCCTATAACGGCAACGATCTGGACTTCCAGGACGCCA GCGACGACGGCAGCGGCTCAGGCAGCGGCGAGGGCTGCCCGGATGAGATGTGTGGCCGGAAGGTCGGCAGGAAGAGCGCCAGCTCGCGGACGCCGCTGACGCACGCCCTCCCGGGGCTGTCGGAGCGGGAGGGCCAGCAGACCTCGGCTGCGGCACCCCCAGCCCCACGCCAGTCCTCTGCTGCTCCTGGGGCTCGCCCTGGCCCTTCCGGCAGCTGCGCCCCGGGGGCGGTAACTGCCCCGGCCCCAGGGACCGCGGCCAAGGACCGACTTTGCCAAAACCCGCAGCAGACGATATTTAACTCCCTGGGCCGGGAGGCCCCGGAGCGGGACAGGAGGGGTCGCCGAGGGACCCGGCTTGTGACTGTGCTGGGGATGGGGCGGGGGGCTTCGCCCGGCCCCCCGAGCTTTTACTTTTGTATGGGGCCCTCAGGTCAGCCGGGGACAGTGTCCCCCAAAAGCCATGCGTTTCAGAGACCTCGAGGTGCCGCTGGCCGTCTCTCCCCGGAGCCCCTGCAACACCGGGCCGGGTGA